The following are encoded in a window of Spiroplasma tabanidicola genomic DNA:
- a CDS encoding tRNA (cytidine(34)-2'-O)-methyltransferase, with product MRKINIILFEPEIANNVGAIMRTCALTNAKLHLIEPFGFIFDRRNFARTSANNFEGCEYVKYEDWQDFVDKNPNVNIFFMTRYGKKPISDFNFKEINDEVFIMFGKESTGIDKEILKNNLSRCFRIPMVETGRSLNIANSVGIATYEVLRQWDYLDLSKVEVEKGEDYLEK from the coding sequence ATGAGAAAAATAAATATAATTTTATTTGAACCAGAAATTGCCAATAATGTTGGTGCTATTATGAGAACTTGTGCGTTAACAAATGCAAAACTTCATTTAATTGAACCATTTGGTTTTATATTTGATAGAAGAAATTTTGCAAGAACAAGCGCTAATAATTTTGAAGGTTGTGAATATGTAAAATATGAAGATTGACAAGATTTTGTTGATAAAAATCCAAATGTAAACATTTTTTTTATGACAAGATATGGTAAAAAACCGATAAGTGATTTTAATTTCAAAGAAATAAACGATGAAGTATTTATAATGTTTGGAAAAGAATCAACTGGAATTGATAAAGAAATATTAAAAAATAATCTTTCAAGATGTTTTAGAATTCCTATGGTAGAAACAGGAAGAAGTTTAAATATTGCAAATTCTGTAGGTATAGCCACTTATGAAGTACTAAGACAATGAGATTATTTAGATTTAAGTAAAGTTGAAGTAGAAAAAGGAGAAGATTACTTGGAAAAATAG
- a CDS encoding AAA family ATPase: MDITERIKKLIEAISYQVYEKEVIFRLAMLALLGEESIFLLGKPGIAKSLISRRMKFAIRGGTNFEYLMSKFSTPEEIYGPIDLRLLKEGKYVRVVDGYLPSSNIGFLDEIWKAGPSIQNTLLTIINEKIFRNGGKDIKVPLKLLISASNELPAEGEGLEALFDRFIIRFIAEGLKNENNFEQLLDGESSLDVEVDPNLQISLEELEIWKKQSKQVRVSRKCLDFIHYFRKKIILDTNGEAYISDRRWKKISGLMKTSAFYNGRGETDIPDLFVIPFCIWDNEEQEKEYTNIFYKAFLEQFGLEWRNEKRNLLNQLDTMNAQIGQIEAQFLRLTPYDSPFKMQIKGTYYLINFTDGPEEYRTCFISAADWNKISNLPSEPFEIDLHFGPNVNKYKGTQKMLVRAYKSDQILFVNENKKYQIQNDNPMEFNNQMMTIAQQVSQLEEQVKEVSKKMFKEYKKYTSMNCLFFEEVYKEKIAEAFDTVKKSSAPQQDENVDINDGMNEINEVPYSELEVAY; encoded by the coding sequence ATGGATATTACAGAAAGAATAAAAAAACTTATTGAAGCAATAAGTTATCAAGTTTATGAAAAAGAAGTCATTTTTAGACTTGCTATGCTTGCTTTATTAGGAGAAGAATCAATCTTCTTGTTAGGAAAACCAGGAATTGCAAAATCATTGATTTCACGTAGGATGAAATTTGCAATTAGAGGAGGAACAAATTTTGAGTATTTGATGAGTAAATTCTCAACTCCTGAAGAAATTTATGGACCAATTGATCTAAGACTTTTAAAAGAAGGTAAATATGTTAGAGTGGTTGATGGGTATTTGCCATCTTCTAACATTGGATTTTTAGATGAGATTTGAAAAGCTGGTCCAAGTATTCAAAATACGTTGCTAACAATCATTAATGAAAAAATCTTTAGAAATGGTGGAAAAGATATTAAAGTTCCATTGAAATTACTTATATCAGCTTCTAACGAATTACCAGCTGAAGGTGAAGGTTTAGAAGCTTTATTTGACCGTTTCATTATTAGATTTATTGCTGAAGGTTTAAAAAATGAAAATAACTTTGAACAACTTTTAGATGGAGAATCATCACTTGATGTTGAAGTTGATCCTAATTTACAAATCTCTCTTGAAGAACTTGAAATTTGAAAAAAACAATCAAAACAAGTTAGAGTGAGTCGTAAGTGCTTAGATTTCATCCATTATTTTAGAAAAAAAATAATTTTAGATACAAATGGAGAAGCTTATATTTCGGATAGACGTTGAAAAAAAATCTCTGGGTTAATGAAAACTAGTGCTTTTTATAATGGTAGAGGTGAAACGGATATTCCTGATTTATTTGTTATCCCATTTTGCATTTGAGATAATGAAGAGCAAGAAAAAGAATATACAAATATCTTTTATAAAGCATTTTTAGAGCAATTTGGTTTAGAGTGAAGAAATGAAAAAAGAAACTTATTAAACCAATTAGATACAATGAATGCTCAAATTGGACAAATTGAAGCTCAATTTTTAAGATTAACACCTTATGATTCGCCATTCAAAATGCAAATTAAAGGAACTTATTATTTAATTAATTTTACTGATGGACCAGAAGAATACCGTACTTGTTTTATTTCAGCAGCTGATTGAAATAAAATAAGTAATTTACCAAGTGAACCATTTGAAATTGATTTACATTTTGGACCAAATGTTAATAAATACAAAGGTACTCAAAAAATGCTTGTAAGAGCATACAAATCAGATCAAATTCTATTTGTAAATGAAAATAAAAAATATCAAATTCAAAATGATAATCCAATGGAATTTAATAACCAAATGATGACTATTGCTCAACAAGTTAGTCAACTTGAAGAACAAGTAAAAGAAGTAAGTAAAAAAATGTTTAAAGAATACAAAAAATACACAAGTATGAATTGTTTATTCTTTGAAGAGGTTTATAAAGAAAAAATTGCAGAAGCATTTGATACAGTTAAAAAATCAAGTGCTCCACAACAAGACGAAAATGTTGATATAAATGATGGAATGAATGAAATCAATGAAGTTCCATATAGCGAATTAGAAGTTGCGTATTAA
- a CDS encoding PCC domain-containing protein — protein MEVRERADFIILYFDKNEDIIVELEKVVREYMIIEAKVTGSGYLNRLEYGVLTQSDPIFFSKYLVDKLLTVTNFHGRILERELSLMVNAIDSDNVIHSGKVFSTNTEIDLILTLEVLRTE, from the coding sequence ATGGAAGTTAGAGAAAGAGCTGATTTTATCATTTTATATTTTGACAAAAATGAAGATATTATTGTAGAACTTGAAAAAGTAGTTCGTGAATATATGATAATTGAAGCAAAAGTAACAGGTAGTGGTTATTTAAATAGATTAGAATATGGGGTTTTAACTCAATCAGATCCAATTTTTTTCTCCAAATATTTAGTTGATAAATTATTAACAGTTACAAATTTTCATGGCAGAATTTTAGAAAGAGAATTATCATTAATGGTTAATGCAATTGATAGTGATAATGTTATTCATAGCGGAAAAGTCTTTTCGACAAATACAGAAATTGATTTAATTTTAACCTTAGAAGTTTTAAGAACAGAGTAA
- a CDS encoding DEAD/DEAH box helicase codes for MKFSDFGFKKFINDALDEKGFKEPTSIQKKVIPLLKKHKSVIAQSHTGTGKTHAFLLPILNNLDYEVNKVQALIITPTRELARQIFANTKEMLKHNNKATVAFFVGGEAFEKQASSLKNKQPMIVIGTPTKLKSLYESNLLQLTTTNYVVIDECDMIFDLGFIDDLDYMLAKMNNDTNISLFSATIANGLKPFLTKYLSKSIFIENIDKKPTNENIEHILIWTKNKENKEVLKLIVESINPYIVIVFVNKKDQVKEVIGWLKDFGIKNIGELHGDLDPRQRSIMQKRIQNMEFRWIVASDIAARGIDIDGVSHVVSIDLPKDLEYYIHRSGRTGRNQYLGKSYVLFNSTNQHLIDTLKSKKIEFKNMKLANNQLVDIIERKKNKVINPNNPGVLEEQKIINRFKKQPIKPGYKKKRKLEIEKVKKDIRRKHIKESIAKIKKAKYKKRREELFD; via the coding sequence ATGAAATTTAGTGATTTTGGGTTTAAAAAGTTTATAAATGATGCTTTAGATGAAAAGGGATTTAAAGAGCCAACAAGTATACAAAAAAAGGTAATACCTTTATTAAAAAAGCATAAAAGCGTTATTGCTCAATCTCACACTGGTACTGGAAAAACACATGCATTTTTATTACCAATTTTAAATAACTTAGATTATGAAGTAAATAAAGTACAAGCTTTAATAATAACCCCAACAAGAGAACTTGCAAGACAAATATTTGCAAATACAAAAGAAATGTTAAAACATAATAATAAAGCAACTGTTGCTTTTTTTGTTGGTGGAGAAGCTTTTGAAAAACAAGCATCTTCATTAAAAAATAAGCAACCAATGATTGTAATTGGAACACCAACCAAATTAAAAAGCCTATATGAAAGCAATCTATTACAATTAACAACAACAAACTATGTTGTAATCGATGAATGTGATATGATTTTTGATCTTGGTTTTATTGATGATCTTGATTATATGCTTGCAAAAATGAATAATGATACAAATATTAGTTTATTTTCAGCAACAATTGCAAATGGATTAAAACCATTTTTAACTAAGTATTTGTCAAAATCTATTTTCATTGAAAATATTGATAAAAAACCAACAAATGAAAATATTGAACACATTTTAATTTGAACTAAAAACAAAGAAAATAAAGAAGTTTTAAAATTAATTGTAGAATCAATAAATCCTTATATTGTTATAGTTTTTGTTAATAAAAAAGATCAAGTAAAAGAAGTGATTGGTTGATTAAAAGATTTTGGTATAAAAAATATTGGAGAGCTTCATGGTGATTTAGATCCAAGACAAAGATCAATAATGCAAAAAAGAATTCAAAATATGGAATTTAGATGAATTGTTGCTAGCGATATTGCTGCTAGAGGAATTGATATTGATGGAGTAAGCCATGTAGTTTCAATTGATTTGCCAAAAGATTTAGAATATTATATTCATAGAAGTGGAAGAACAGGTAGAAATCAATATTTAGGAAAAAGTTATGTTCTTTTTAACTCAACAAATCAACATCTAATTGATACTTTAAAATCTAAAAAAATAGAGTTTAAAAATATGAAATTAGCAAATAATCAATTAGTTGATATCATTGAAAGAAAAAAAAATAAAGTTATAAATCCTAATAATCCAGGGGTTTTAGAAGAACAAAAAATAATAAATCGTTTTAAAAAACAACCTATAAAACCTGGTTATAAGAAAAAAAGAAAATTAGAGATTGAAAAAGTTAAAAAAGATATAAGGAGAAAACACATTAAAGAGTCAATAGCAAAAATTAAAAAAGCTAAGTATAAAAAAAGAAGAGAAGAGTTATTTGATTAA